The following coding sequences lie in one Crassostrea angulata isolate pt1a10 chromosome 10, ASM2561291v2, whole genome shotgun sequence genomic window:
- the LOC128166552 gene encoding uncharacterized protein LOC128166552: MDVRTKSSASGYRSRKYCCICSNYRGKTVEGQVVSLHRFPSDADKRRIWLQRARLVRKDFTYTKNSYVCSSHFVNGSGPSATHPLPSIFPNKVFKTSAPSTTNAPAVPFSHEPGVQDNQLPESEDNQDSLEQTDDPLKDSLNMHDYHKDWTTCAGEVPKNKETQTILLTVDSSTQTDESFFNSMAMKKCVSSSAETQTDGKLFIDKGIQVSRPVFTFEDVEQDDSKILFYTGIPNKETFNAVFDEIKDNALESTTRVGISSSNQGRPRRLRIIDEFFLVLMRLRLGLLLEDLSDRFNVSVSTCSNIFNLWIDFLFVQLQPLIMWPSKETIYATMPCSFKGKFSNCRVILDCTEVFVQTPSSLANKSLLYSDYKSHMTFKGLIGISPAGVTTFVSDLWGGSISDKQLTKNCGILDLCEVGDAIMADKGFIISDLTTPKGIHLIIPPFKKKNTQMSRSDVLLTREIAHLRIHVERQMERIKNFHIFEGVMQLSMASQCSKIWKICVALTNLLPPLCTVPEYDIAS, from the exons ATGGACGTACGAACGAAAAGCTCTGCTTCGGGATACCGCTCAAGAAAGTATTGTTGTATATGTAGTAATTATAGGGGGAAAACCGTAGAGGGGCAAGTCGTCAGTCTCCACAGATTTCCAAGCGATGCAGATAAACGTAGAATATGGCTGCAGCGAGCAAGGTTAGTGCGCAAGGACTTCACCTACACCAAGAATTCGTACGTGTGTTCTTCACATTTCGTGAATGGTAGCGGCCCCTCTGCAACCCATCCTTTGCCGTCGATATTTCCGAACAAGGTGTTCAAAACTTCG GCACCCTCAACCACAAATGCCCCAGCTGTTCCCTTTTCTCATGAGCCAGGTGTGCAGGACAATCAGCTTCCTGAGAGTGAGGATAACCAGGATAGCCTTGAACAAACAG aTGACCCGTTAAAGGATTCCCTAAATATGCACGACTATCATAAAGACTGGACAACATGTGCTGGTGAAGTTCCAAAAAATAAGGAAACTCAGACTATTTTGTTAACTGTAGATTCATCAACACAGACTGATGAATCCTTTTTTAACAGCATGGCCATGAAAAAGTGTGTTTCCTCCTCTGCAGAAACACAGACTGATGGAAAGCTTTTCATTGATAAAGGGATTCAAGTTTCTAGACCTGTGTTCACCTTTGAAGATGTAGAACAGGATGACTCCAAAATTTTATTCTACACAGGTATTCCTAACAAAGAGACATTTAATGCTGTGTTTGATGAGATAAAGGATAATGCACTCGAAAGTACAACACGTGTAGGGATTTCATCTTCAAATCAAGGACGACCAAGAAGACTAAGGATTATTGACGAGTTTTTTCTTGTTCTCATGAGACTACGGCTGGGATTACTCCTAGAGGATTTATCAGACAGGTTTAATGTTAGTGTTTCAACTTGCagcaatatttttaatttatggattgattttttgtttgttcagtTGCAGCCTTTGATAATGTGGCCATCCAAAGAAACAATATATGCCACCATGCCATGTTCATTTAAGGGAAAATTTAGTAACTGCAGAGTCATATTAGACTGTACTGAAGTTTTTGTGCAAACACCTAGTTCTCTTGCTAACAAGTCATTACTCTACAGTGATTATAAATCCCATATGACATTTAAAGGACTCATAGGCATCAGCCCAGCAGGTGTTACAACATTTGTTTCAGACCTTTGGGGGGGAAGTATAAGTGACAAACAATTAACAAAGAATTGCGGAATTTTAGATTTGTGTGAAGTTGGCGATGCTATCATGGCAGATAAGGGTTTCATCATTTCAGATCTAACTACGCCAAAGGGTATTCATCTTATTATTCCccctttcaagaaaaaaaatacacaaatgtCCAGAAGTGATGTCTTACTGACTCGTGAAATAGCACATCTTAGAATACATGTTGAAAGACAAATGGAAAGAATTAAGaactttcatatttttgaaggTGTGATGCAGTTAAGTATGGCATCTCAGTGTTCtaaaatttggaaaatttgTGTTGCTTTGACAAATCTCCTTCCCCCTTTGTGTACTGTTCCAGAATATGACATTGCTTCATAG